From one Babesia bovis T2Bo chromosome 3, whole genome shotgun sequence genomic stretch:
- a CDS encoding Protein kinase domain family protein has protein sequence MVTPGWRQGWSEELRIATNSTLSTLSESDYESFVDVLAFWEVFRLMLKADALMSSCVKAFAGTRACGTKADHEFDALLERGIAKGKVLFKDVYLVSQLLNHYVNPHQRLMSRTTASTDYVEPITLDTQQSRDLNNGPTLGSQYTDQLKKQESSSNVARSTEDIRSEFWGSTADSGSIAIDKASSVNYDLKSCSNSFDNWNMFAKFLSTSNTASKQFMLPLYSKIPFISLGNFVVFYRINEGSFGKVHVGFHKLHRRTYALKVISKTQFNSDTSLFRRLKDEMSLVTAVVHPNVVRTFEIIETVSTLVIAMEYCDGGDMIGLIKDYSPMSESMARTIFRMVANGVNYLHSSNICHRDIKPENIFLKRIVRKSSGLISNTSATATSQINDQPINLPNGTMAYILKIGDFGAATRIPEDRLLLDTVGTMSYAAPEVLGCGGVMGYCGKSADIWSLGILLYAMLFGELPWHNEDINLQDAVQQILNNPIKIPLDISASLTHLLRHMLQVNPSKRPSVKEVLAHPWLSEVAEDHLIVKKIKPTFSKPS, from the exons ATGGTTACACCTGGTTGGCGGCAGGGATGGAGCGAGGAATTACGAATTGCCACAAACTCCACACTATCTACACTTAGTGAATCCGACTATGAGAGCTTCGTAGATGTGTTGGCATTTTGGGAG GTATTCCGGCTGATGCTTAAAGCGGATGCCCTAATGAGTAGCTGCGTTAAGGCATTTGCTGGTACCCGAGCTTGCGGCACTAAAGCAGATCATGAATTTGATGCATTATTGGAACGGGGCATTGCCAAGGGCAAGGTACTTTTTAAAGACGTATATCTGGTATCGCAACTTCTTAACCACTATGTTAACCCTCACCAACGTCTTATGAGCCGCACTACTGCAAGTACCGATTACGTTGAGCCGATTACACTTGATACGCAACAGTCACGTGACCTCAATAATGGACCTACATTGGGATCCCAGTACACTGACCAACTGAAGAAGCAAGAAAGTTCAAGTAATGTGGCCAGGTCAACAGAGGATATTAGATCAGAGTTTTGGGGAAGTACAGCTGACAGCGGTTCTATTGCTATAGATAAGGCATCATCAGTTAATTATGATTTGAAAAGTTGCAGCAATAGCTTTGATAATTGGAACATGTTTGCAAAGTTTCTCAGCACAAGTAACACAGCATCCAAGCAATTTATGCTTCCGCTTTATAGCAAAATACCGTTCATTTCTTTAGGAAATTTTGTTGTATTCTACCGTATTAATGAAGGTTCGTTTGGCAAAGTGCACGTTGGTTTCCACAAATTGCACCGACGTACTTATGCTTTAAAAGTAATTAGCAAAACTCAATTCAACTCTGACACTTCCTTGTTCCGTCGCTTAAAAGATGAGATGAGTTTGGTTACTGCAGTTGTGCATCCGAATGTTGTGAGGACTTTTGAGATCATAGAAACTGTGTCTACCTTGGTGATAGCTATGGAGTACTGCGATGGCGGTGACATGATTGGGTTGATAAAAGATTATTCCCCAATGTCTGAATCCATGGCCCGTACTATATTTCGGATGGTAGCCAATGGTGTCAATTATCTACATTCTTCCAACATATGCCATCGTGATATTAAACCGGAAAACATATTCTTGAAGCGTATTGTACGCAAATCTAGCGGTTTAATCTCCAACACATCAGCTACTGCAACTTCACAGATCAACGACCAGCCAATTAATTTACCAAATGGGACTATGGCTTACATTCTGAAAATAGGTGATTTTGGAGCTGCTACACGCATTCCCGAAGATCGTCTGCTTTTAGATACTGTAGGCACCATGAGCTATGCTGCACCAGAAGTTCTTGGTTGCGGCGGTGTTATGGGTTATTGCGGCAAGAGTGCAGACATTTGGTCACTTGGTATACTTCTGTATGCGATGTTATTTGGGGAGCTTCCGTGGCACAATGAGGATATAAATCTACAGGACGCCGTGCAGCAAATTTTGAACAATCCTATAAAAATCCCTCTAGATATAAGTGCATCTTTGACTCATCTTCTAAGGCATATGTTACAGGTAAACCCTTCGAAACGTCCTAGTGTCAAGGAAGTGCTAGCTCATCCTTGGTTGTCAGAGGTTGCAGAGGACCATTTGATAGTGAAGAAGATAAAACCCACTTTCTCCAAACCTTCATAA
- a CDS encoding WD domain G-beta repeat family protein — MVELVSSNQKRSHRNCATSVGVYGSSVVTGGKDSCVLLYDCTLGHIRNSGRYEISAVSAVRTNVLSVDIVGERVICGTSSGQLHILDTRGNGSNRILAHVGQVSCVKWLEATRNIVCSTSLDGKAKVWDIRHTSIALHELIGHTSGVNSCDSLPNTSSQDEFSMGFTDYLERLLTVGSDRTARLWNLNSGTHLVFKIPPTLSQNAESCCIICSKPHYIFATGLDTEYLLIFSLKLNKHIGQFSLGGTNVWINCIRLCGPYLLVGTNTGKLLFIRYTFHDNYSNCTLEIACSFDYQGSVNDIRFEQDKDSLCVYLALGTEVRLGRWGECQLAMDAKPHNLINQSVFKI; from the coding sequence ATGGTGGAGCTGGTATCATCTAATCAGAAGAGGTCACACCGTAATTGTGCAACCTCTGTAGGTGTTTATGGTTCATCTGTAGTCACTGGAGGAAAAGATTCCTGTGTCCTTTTGTACGATTGTACCCTTGGTCATATCCGCAACAGCGGTCGTTACGAAATATCGGCGGTGTCTGCTGTGCGTACTAATGTGTTAAGTGTTGATATAGTAGGAGAAAGAGTGATATGTGGTACATCATCCGGtcaattacacattttggataCCCGTGGCAATGGGTCTAATCGCATTTTGGCACACGTTGGCCAAGTTAGTTGTGTAAAATGGTTAGAGGCCACTAGAAACATAGTGTGTAGCACATCTTTGGACGGTAAAGCAAAGGTGTGGGATATTAGACACACTTCAATCGCTTTGCACGAACTTATTGGTCATACGTCGGGGGTCAATAGTTGTGATTCACTCCCTAACACTTCATCTCAGGATGAGTTTTCTATGGGTTTTACCGATTATTTAGAAAGGTTACTGACTGTTGGTAGCGATCGCACGGCACGTTTGTGGAACCTTAATAGTGGAACGCATTTGGTTTTTAAGATACCTCCTACTCTGTCACAGAATGCGGAGTCTTGCTGTATTATATGTAGTAAACCTCACTACATATTTGCAACAGGCCTAGACACCGAatatttgttgatattttcGTTGAAACTGAATAAGCATATAGGCCAGTTTTCATTAGGCGGTACAAACGTATGGATCAATTGCATCCGTTTATGTGGTCCATATCTGCTTGTTGGTACTAATACTGGCAAGTTGTTATTTATACGATACACTTTCCATGACAATTATTCTAATTGTACGTTGGAAATTGCGTGTTCGTTTGATTATCAAGGCTCAGTAAATGACATTCGTTTTGAGCAAGACAAAGACAGTCTCTGTGTGTATTTGGCATTGGGAACAGAAGTGCGTCTTGGTCGTTGGGGAGAATGCCAATTAGCCATGGACGCGAAGCCTCACAACCTAATAAACCAATCGGTATTTAAGATATGA
- a CDS encoding RNA recognition motif domain containing protein, whose product MKMICSITQRRCAAYAYPGASKMRWYFVKPYVRWDPDSLLHYPEVSHVDGTKIDWLYGQPKSKYDVVDIYGPNTIELKNLPMGRTPEYLQERLRRFFSKFGSVSFCRCMPHELDPYQCNGTGYVTFRSKEASVAAATANLVLPYSLHSKVIAIRHLDTDKTNDPHYVYKHRHYISQVVDVAKQVYNKLTKYGPCPLYQVANSIYERNFYSGKWHKAGLSILMRFGRWDAFLKHPSLNGMFEIKDDIVTLGLQSDETSIKTLKKLYIQQSIELDAEVSVHWREGRVALPPQVQKETNELYHLTPIPEHLQLLSKSHTMYRIHDERHMLKIQLKQERNEARRLAREAKKNNAAVQSKT is encoded by the exons atgaaaatgatatGCTCAATCACTCAACGAAGATGCGCGGCTTACGCATATCCAGGAGCATCTAAGATGCGATGGTACTTTGTTAAACCTTATGTGCGATGGGATCCAGATAGCCTGTTGCATTACCCAGAAGTGTCACATGTAGACGGTACTAAAATAGATTGGCTCTATGGACAACCGAAAAGCAA ATACGATGTTGTGGACATATATGGACCAAATACAATAGAACTAAAAAATCTGCCCATGGGAAGAACGCCAGAATACTTGCAAGAAAGATTAAGGCGCTTCTTCTCAAAATTCGGAAGCGTAAGCTTCTGCAGATGTATGCCACACGAGCTGGATCCATATCAATGTAATGGAACGGGATATGTAACATTCCGTAGCAAGGAAGCATCAGTGGCAGCAGCAACAGCAAATCTTGTGCTGCCATACTCATTACATAGCAAAGTTATCGCAATAAGGCACCTAGATACAGATAAAACTAACGATCCACACTATGTTTATAAACATAGGCACTACATATCGCAGGTAGTGGACGTCGCAAAACAAGTGTACAATAAGCTCACCAAATATGGACCCTGTCCATTGTATCAAGTTGCAAATTCAATATACGAACGCAACTTCTACTCTGGTAAATGGCACAAAGCAGGTTTATCGATACTCATGCGCTTCGGGAGATGGGATGCTTTTCTAAAGCATCCTTCACTCAACGGCATGTTCGAAATTAAGG ATGACATCGTCACCTTAGGATTACAGTCTGATGAAACGTCTATCAAGACATTGAaaaaattgtatatacagcaGTCTATAGAATTGGATGCAGAAGTGTCCGTACACTGGCGTGAAGGACGTGTAGCATTACCACCACAAGTACAAAAGGAGACGAATGAACTTTATCATCTCACTCCAATACCTGAGCATTTACAACTGCTCTCGAAGAGTCATACAATGTACCGTATTCACGATGAACGGCATATGCTGAAGATACAACTAAAGCAAGAACGGAATGAAGCACGAAGGTTGGCAAGAGAAGCAAAGAAAAACAATGCGGCTGTTCAGTCTAAAACATAA
- a CDS encoding Citrate synthase family protein, translating to MKALCWLHRPMSSMSQASIKPRHRKLIAVETEIYSPSINSDIHYRGYPLRQLVKQSTITDVAHLLLKKDLPDVESRQEFINRMNEGINLLPSSIHTLHGLMPPEANVTDVLMASLSFLEMDSNPEELAYEAVCGQCLAIMSQWHCKTSDNIPSTENPIVDFILHILGSSTNNSLDSETKELLNTIAILYTDHGLTNASYAARLCTTERGSVYSSLISALAAHKKCIPMFSWQNYKAFINASNIEINTLLKTLHEEKRLPKPFRDFVHPSKDPRTVILMEHCDHEKIVELTEIDNKFDRKCHLRFDVFVYHLMRRLFHDDPEKALVAMRIVILVPRILGWLAHIAEQKEVKRTIQHIAAYVGPPPRSIDS from the exons ATGAAGGCATTATGTTGGCTCCATAGACCCATGAGTTCAATGTCTCAGGCTTCAATTAAACCGAGGCATAGGAAATTAATCGCAGTGGAAACTGAAATATACTCTCCCTCGATCAATTCAG ATATACACTATCGAGGATACCCGCTGAGGCAGCTGGTGAAACAAAGTACAATAACAGACGTAGCACACCTTCTACTGAAAAAGGATTTGCCAGATGTAGAAAGCCGGCAAGAATTTATCAATCGGATGAATGAAGGTATAAACCTCCTTCCTTCGTCAATACATACGCTCCATGGTCTTATGCCACCAGAAGCTAATGTAACG GATGTATTAATGGCGTCCTTGAGCTTTTTGGAAATGGATTCTAATCCAGAGGAACTGGCATATGAAGCTGTTTGTGGTCAGTGTCTAGCCATAATGAGCCAATGGCATTGCAAAACGAGTGATAATATACCGTCCACGGAAAACCCGATCGTGGATTTTATTTTACATATACTAGGCTCCAGTACTAACAACTCCCTCGATAGTGAAACAAAGGAGTTGCTCAAtactatcgcaatattatataccgATCACGGCCTGACGA ATGCGTCATATGCTGCTCGCTTGTGTACAACGGAAAGGGGTAGCGTATATTCAAGCTTAATAAGCGCACTCGCCGCCCATAAGAAATGTATACCAATGTTCTCATGGCAAAACTATAAAGCCTTCATAAATGCTTCCAATATCGAAATCAACACACTTTTAAAAACATTACATGAGGAAAAACGTTTGCCAAAGCCATTTAGAGATTTTGTACACCCCTCGAAAGATCCAAGAACCGTTATATTGATG GAGCACTGTGATCACGAAAAGATAGTTGAATTAACAGAGATTGATAATAAATTTGATAGAAAGTGCCACCTGCGCTTTGACGTATTCGTCTACCACCTCATGAGAAG GTTATTCCATGACGATCCAGAAAAGGCATTAGTTGCCATGAGGATTGTTATTTTGGTGCCTAGGATATTAG GCTGGCTAGCCCATATCGCAGAACAAAAGGAGGTTAAACGAACGATACAACATATAGCAGCATATGTTGGACCACCACCAAGATCAATTGATAGCTAG
- a CDS encoding Aldo/keto reductase family protein, whose amino-acid sequence MCIVLALLRLLLLFSLGVGQFCHCYKPLPCLPLKKRQSRLSGNPIHRSNQHWGPIGRGRSASEAEWDKFVEEVLSNPALEASEAKEEPKTLFKNTENDNILKGLGKKHYQGTLDEIRTEVNVRVRREKESISEDGTTEAVEKPVTESVDNAIFRDFDACGKKTRFVAANNFPTAKVLDSKYIIEGLKFRRLGDSDLVISELGIGTSMYDNIELIDHDHAVEILETANKRYGINFFDTCEYDPYPYEPRSYLEGQHKSLNAFLKRVRREDVVISGRISSSNLGKHRTSGRFLSWVRNDISSPPKLSVIEGAIDRLLSRLGTDYIDIMSFVHPYRYVPNAHLGEDTYCWGFERDVFTGSSPSSAEDPGYDADALLDAQCDIFEQLVAKGKVRAIGLSNETVWGLYQFTQKEGRKFPIACTQQMYNLLHRNELESSGMSEAVLKERFNCPVVAYGILAGGILTGKYIDPERHNPMGADKTKERSTLADTNDYPGDYEIPEDYGHLHYGPSNARCNLFPDTFHTHRTIWSQHATAEYLKLARTHGMTLSQLSISWSLTRPFIASCLVAPRTIGQLHETIGAMNYPMTREIERDVHEIFLRYRAPTMGGPQLLTRLDDDFCVPMSQNERLRRGTVPIWSGGSYWDMDRIPTLERIANELQHDEEYIQIKALFGLLDKPNDLRWNNYRCWVERINEGLPGEYVAIKESKLFGWDIMKLDEFTLVPKTPEEVAEDDTSDFHFYWKGGKVYVGPTSDAVRAFYDDRVAVCNVIHWREESFKRGHRVKELPEGMHIWSPLDADLVFKRLRDKFNIDITEPRLLERVLLECGRDVVALSADERRCEKFAYYENRKHLLDRDNSVDPETQRPVGEP is encoded by the exons ATGTGCATTGTATTAGCCCTTTTACGGCTATTACTGCTGTTCTCCTTGGGTGTAGGTCAATTCTGCCACTGCTACAAACCATTACCTTGTCTTCCACTAAAAAAGCGACAATCTAGACTCAGTGGAAATCCAATACATCGCAGCAATCAGCATTGGGGTCCCATTGGTCGTGGGCGCAGTGCTTCTGAGGCAGAATGGGATAAATTTGTAGAAGAGGTGTTATCCAATCCCGCTTTGGAAGCATCTGAGGCAAAGGAAGAGCCGAAAACTTTGTTTAAGAACACCGAGAATGATAACAttcttaaaggtttagGCAAAAAACATTACCAAGGCACCTTAGACGAAATTAGGACAGAAGTAAATGTTCGTGTTCGAAGGGAAAAAGAATCTATATCTGAAGATGGAACAACAGAAGCTGTTGAAAAACCGGTAACAGAGTCGGTGGATAATGCCATATTTCGTGATTTCGATGCCTGTGGTAAAAAAACAAGGTTTGTGGCTGCTAACAACTTTCCTACTGCCAAGGTATTGGATTCGAAGTACATTATTGAAG GGTTGAAGTTCCGACGTTTGGGCGACAGCGACTTGGTCATAAGTGAATTGGGTATTGGGACATCAATGTATGACAATATTGAGCTTATTGACCATGATCATGCCGTTGAGATTTTGGAAACTGCGAACAAACGCTATGGAATCAATTTTTTT GACACTTGTGAGTACGACCCTTATCCTTATGAGCCTCGGAGTTACCTTGAAGGGCAGCATAAAAGCCTGAATGCATTTTTGAAACGCGTCCGAAGGGAAGACGTTGTCATTAGCGGCCGAATATCATCCAGCAATTTGGGCAAACATCGCACCTCAGGTCGCTTTCTTTCATGGGTTCGCAATGACATTTCATCTCCTCCCAAACT aTCGGTTATCGAAGGTGCCATTGATCGTCTATTATCTCGATTAGGCACTGACTATATTGACATCATGTCTTTTGTCCACCCATACCGCTATGTACCTAATGCTCATCTTGGTGAGGACACTTACTGTTGGGGTTTTGAGAGAGATGTTTTTACTGGTTCATCTCCATCAAGTGCTGAAGATCCTGGTTACGATGCTGATGCATTACTCGATGCGCAgtgtgatatatttgagCAACTAGTAGCCAAGGGTAAAGTGAGGGCCATTGGACTGTCTAATGAGACTGTTTGGGGTTTGTATCAATTTACTCAGAAAGAAGGTCGTAAATTCCCGATAGCTTGTACTCAGCAGATGTATAACCTACTTCATCGCAATGAGTTGGAATCCAGTG GCATGTCTGAAGCTGTTTTAAAGGAACGGTTCAACTGTCCAGTGGTGGCTTATGGTATCCTTGCTGGTGGCATTTTAACTGGGAAATACATTGATCCTGAGAG GCATAATCCTATGGGTGCTGACAAGACCAAGGAGAGATCTACTCTTGCTGATACTAACGACTATCCTGGTGACT ACGAGATACCCGAAGACTATGGTCACTTGCATTACGGTCCTTCTAATGCTCGTTGCAATCTATTTCCCGATACGTTCCACACTCACAG GACTATTTGGTCTCAGCATGCTACCGCTGAATACTTGAAACTAGCTCGCACTCATGGAATGACGTTGTCTCAGTTGAGTATTTCCTGGTCATTGACCAGACCATTT ATTGCATCGTGTCTAGTTGCTCCTCGTACTATAGGTCAATTACACGAGACTATTGGTGCAATGAACTATCCCATGACTCGCGAGATAGAGCGTGACGTCCATGAGATATTTTTACGATACCGTGCTCCCACTATGGGTGGACCTCAATTGTTGACTCGTTTGGATGATGACTTCTGCGTACCCATGTCACAAAACGAACGGTTGCGTCGTGGCACAGTTCCCATTTGGAGTGGCGGTTCTTACTGGGACATGGACAGGATACCTACCCTAGAGCGCATTGCGAATGAGCTGCAACACGATGAAGAGTATATCCAGATTAAGGCTCTTTTTGGTTTGTTGGACAAGCCTAATGACCTTCGGTGGAATAACTACCGTTGCTGGGTTGAGCGTATCAATGAGGGTTTGCCAG GTGAATACGTTGCTATTAAAGAGAGCAAGCTATTTGGTTGGGACATTATGAAACTTGACGAGTTTACGTTAGTCCCTAAAACTCCTGAGGAGGTTGCTGAAGATGACACTAGCGACTTCCACTTTTATTGGAAGGGTGGCAAG GTTTACGTTGGCCCAACATCTGATGCTGTTAGGGCATTTTACGACGACCGTGTGGCTGTTTGTAACGTGATTCACTGGCGTGAGGAGAGCTTTAAGCGTGGTCATCGTGTAAAGGAACTTCCTGAAGGCATGCATATATGGTCACCTCTTGATGCTGATCTTGTATTCAAGCGTTTGCGTGACAAGTTCAATATAGACATTACTGAGCCTCGTTTATTGGAGCGAGTTCTGTTAGAATGTGGTAGGGATGTTGTTGCTTTATCTGCTGATGAGCGTCGTTGTGAGAAGTTTGCTTACTACGAAAACCGGAAGCACCTTTTAGATCGGGATAATTCAGTTGACCCTGAAACTCAGCGTCCTGTTGGTGAGCCATGA
- a CDS encoding Biotin-requiring enzyme family protein, translating to MYNIIRIRLAPKLVPALPTCLRRQVTRKFTVLSRGITAHTSTNDIAYCQDLALRTHSTVDAKGLLQPKNDELGTPVDTGTLFIVKVPHIGRDVKHSKIQQWHKQRGDEVDVGDLICVLETDQVLVNVQSQLSGTIVETVGNEGCRVKVGADLIIIRRPTEENEDELETEEECEHESY from the exons atgtataacataatCCGAATTCGATTAGCACCGAAATTGGTCCCTGCACTTCCCACCTGCCTAAGAAGACAAGTAACACGGAAATTTACCGTACTTAGCAGGGGAATTACTGCACATACGTCAACAAATGATATCGCATACTGCCAAGATTTGGCCCTAAGAACACATTCCACCGTTGATGCCAAAGGACTCCTGCAGCCAAAGAACGATGAACTTGGAACGCCAGTAGACACTGGTACGCTATTCATAGTAAAAGTACCGCATATCGGGAGAGATGTCAAACACAGTAAAATACAACAATGGCACAAACAAAGAGGTGATGAAGTTGATGTCGgcgacctcatatgcgTTCTAGAGACAGACCAG GTGCTGGTAAACGTACAGTCACAACTTTCGGGAACTATAGTAGAAACCGTTGGAAATGAAG GTTGTAGAGTAAAAGTTGGAGCTGACCTTATCATTATACGCCGTCCAACCGAAGAGAATGAGGACGAACTAGAAACAGAAGAAGAATGTGAACATGAATCGTACTAA
- a CDS encoding Fe-S protein assembly co-chaperone HscB — MWKIINIRTNVLQYRKIYITHSVKYFTTGRINTKCKKCGTIINPAEVLCFFCKDCNWPVDSKQLEQLNPFHIFKMEPRYKIDRTQLSQEYKRYQFLLHPDKHTSKETDELAIINNNSSIINESYRTLIDDKARAKLCFCIKYGEEEFNNAMKTTDPAQLEQIMEMNEQLDELQNTEEAKLMYNNFASIIQNCVKALENAFEDDDKQEIITTFKTLSFYMQLMGRIKDMYNVSE, encoded by the exons atgTGGAAAATAATCAACATCAGAACTAATGTGCTacaatatcgcaagatTTACATAACACATAGCgttaaatattttacaacAGGTAGAATAAATACAAAGTGCAAAAAATGCGGTACAATAATCAACCCAGCAGAAGTGCTGTGCTTCTTCTGTAAA GACTGCAACTGGCCCGTGGATTCCAAACAGCTGGAACAGCTAAATCCGTTCCacatttttaaaat GGAACCACGTTATAAAATAGACAGAACACAACTTAGCCAAGAATACAAAAGATATCAATTTCTACTTCACCCAGATAAACATACATCAAAAGAGACCGATGAATTGGctattataaataataaCTCCAGTATAATCAACGAATCATATCGGACACTAATTGACGACAAGGCAAGAGCTAAACTGTGCTTTTGTATCAAATATGGAGAAGAG GAATTTAATAACGCCATGAAAACTACAGATCCAGCACAACTAGAACAAATAATGGAG ATGAATGAACAACTAGATGAACTACAAAACACAGAAGAAGCAAAATtaatgtataataattTTGCAAGCATTATACAAAATTGTGTTAAAGCGTTAGAAAACGCATTTGAAGATGAC GATAAACAAGAAATTATAACCACATTCAAAACACTGTCCTTCTATATGCAACTAATGGGTAGAATTAAGGATATGTATAATGTATCCGAATAA